A window of Hymenobacter siberiensis genomic DNA:
ACGGCGCGGTTTGGCTGCCCTTGGCCAGGGCCACCGTGCGCGGCGGGCCGGCGGCTACCACGCGGCCGCCGTCTTCGCCCGCGCCGGGGCCGATGTCGATAACCCAGTCGGAGCCGGCTACTACGCGCATGTCGTGCTCCACCACGATGACGGTATTGCCGGCGGCCACCAGGCCTTCGAGCTGCAGCATCAGCTTCTCAACATCCGAGGGGTGCAGGCCGGTGGTGGGCTCATCGAGAACGTACAACGTGTTGCCGCGCCCAATGCGCTGGAGCTCGGTGGCCAGTTTGATGCGCTGAGCCTCGCCGCCGCTCAGCTCGGTGGCGGGCTGGCCGAGGCGCAGGTAGCCCAGGCCCACCTCGCGCAGCACGGTGAGGGCGCGGAAGATGGCGGGCTCGTCGGCGAAGAATGCCCAAGCGTCGTCCACGGTCAGGCCCAGCACTTCGGCGATGTTGAGGTCGCGGTACTGCACCTCGAGGGTTTTGGCGTTGTAGCGCGCGCCGTGGCACACTGGGCAGGGCGCGTACACGCTGGGCAGAAACAGCAGTTCGACCATCACGAAGCCTTCACCGGCGCAGTTTTCGCAGCGGCCCTTGGCTACGTTGAAGGAGAAGCGGCCGGCATCGTAGCGGCGCTTGCGGGCCTCGGGGGTGGCGGCGAAGAGCTTGCGAACGTGGTCGAACAGGCCGGTGTAGGTGGCCATGTTGGAGCGCGGCGTGCGGCCGATGGGCTTCTGGTCGACGCGCACGAGGCGCTTGATATTTTCCAGCCCGGCGGTGATGTGGCCGCCGAGGGTGACGGGCGCGGGCTGCGCCAGGGCATCGGTTTCCTCTTCCTCGGGGGCGATTTCCTGCCCCAGGCTTTCGGCCACCAATTCTACCAGCACCTGACTCACGAGGCTGGATTTGCCCGAGCCCGACACGCCCGTAACCGTGGTGAACACGCCCAGTGGAAATTCTACATCAAGCTGGATGAGGTTGTTGCGCGTCACGCCGGCCAGCTTCAGCCAGCCGGTAGGGGTGCGCGGCGGCTGGTCGGGCAGGGCGGGCGCATCGAAGAGAAACTGCCGCGTCTGCGATTCGGCGATGGCCTTGAGGCCTTCGGGCGGGCCGCTGTAGAGGATTTGGCCGCCCTTCTCGCCGGCGGCCGGGCCCACGTCTACGAGCCAGTCGGCCTGGCGGATAACGTCTAAATCGTGCTCGACCACGAACAACGAGTTGCCGGCGCGCTGCAGGCCGGCCAGGGCCTGCAGCAGCGCCTCGGTATCGGCCGGGTGCAGGCCGGCGCTGGGCTCATCGAGCACATATACCACGCCGAAGAGGTTGGAATACAGTTGCGTGGCCAGTCGCAGCCGCTGCAATTCGCCGGGCGAAAGCGTGGGCGTGCCACGCTCCAACGACAAGTAGCCCAGGCCTAAATCGAGCAGCACCGTAAGCCGCGCCGCCAAATCCTCGGCAATGCGCCGGGCCA
This region includes:
- a CDS encoding excinuclease ABC subunit UvrA, which translates into the protein MPTTPSPSPTNFTGFVRVRGAREHNLKNVDVDIPRDALVVFTGVSGSGKSSLAFGTLYAEAQRRYLESVSPYARRLFHQMAVPEVTSIEGLPPAVALQQQRGAPSTRSSVGSVTTLANLLRMLYSRAGDYPAGQGIIYAEAFSPNTAEGACPTCHGLGRVYEVTEQTMVPDPTLTIRERAIAAWPQAWGGQNQRDILVSMGYDVDTPWQDLPQKDRDWILFTDEQPVLPVYPGYSPEQTQRAIKRREPPNYMGTFTGVKRHVLHTFATTQSALMKRRVAQYMLGSDCPTCHGKRLRVESLSVNFAGLDIAEMSRLPLKRLAALLQPFAEGKAGKQQHDTEHPEQAIVARRIAEDLAARLTVLLDLGLGYLSLERGTPTLSPGELQRLRLATQLYSNLFGVVYVLDEPSAGLHPADTEALLQALAGLQRAGNSLFVVEHDLDVIRQADWLVDVGPAAGEKGGQILYSGPPEGLKAIAESQTRQFLFDAPALPDQPPRTPTGWLKLAGVTRNNLIQLDVEFPLGVFTTVTGVSGSGKSSLVSQVLVELVAESLGQEIAPEEEETDALAQPAPVTLGGHITAGLENIKRLVRVDQKPIGRTPRSNMATYTGLFDHVRKLFAATPEARKRRYDAGRFSFNVAKGRCENCAGEGFVMVELLFLPSVYAPCPVCHGARYNAKTLEVQYRDLNIAEVLGLTVDDAWAFFADEPAIFRALTVLREVGLGYLRLGQPATELSGGEAQRIKLATELQRIGRGNTLYVLDEPTTGLHPSDVEKLMLQLEGLVAAGNTVIVVEHDMRVVAGSDWVIDIGPGAGEDGGRVVAAGPPRTVALAKGSQTAPYLRQFMG